The region CCGCCGGAGTGATGGACATGCTCCGTTACTTAACGGACGGCAAGAAGCTGACACTTCATGTAAGCGCATCCGCTTCGCTGCCGCGTGTGTGGGCCGATGAGAAGCGGCTGATTCAGATCCTCTTCAATTTGGTACATAATGCAGTGAAGTGGACAGAGAACGGCAGTATCCTTGTGACTGCCGAAGAAGCGGACGGGCAGCTGCAGGTCAGCGTGGCCGACACCGGTGCGGGGATGGAGGAAGAAGCTCTCGCACGCATCTTCCTCCCCTACGAACAGACTGGCGGACAGGACAATGGCGGCCTGGGTCTGGGTCTTAGCATTACCCGGCAGCTGGTGGAGCTGCACGGAGGCAGCCTGACCGTGGAGTCCAGGCTCGGGGAAGGCTCGGTCTTCCGCTTCTCCCTGCCGCTGGCGCACGAAGCCTTCTGTATAGATGAGCGGTTCGGCAGGGCAGAAGCAGTGGACACAGTGGAAGCCCTGGGTACTGCATCCACCGACTGGAGTATCCGTCTGCGTAATAAGGAAGAAGAGCCATTCCTGGCGGGGGTACCGCCGTCCTCCTCCGGCTTCGATACGGATGAAGCCGTACTGAAGATTCTGGCCGTTGACGATGATCCCGTTAATCTGCGGGTGCTCTCGACCATTTTGCATGAAGATATCTATCAGCTTACCTCTGTGTTAAGCGGGCAGGAAGCCTTGATCCGGCTGGAGGAAGAATCGTGGGATCTCTTGATTACCGATGTGATGATGCCCGGGATGTCCGGCTATGAGCTGACCCGCCGGGTAAGGGAGCGGTTTCCGGCGTCGGAGCTGCCAGTGCTGCTGCTGACGGCGCGGGCTATGCGTGAGGAGATCTACTGCGGATTTCAGCAGGGGGCGAATGATTATGTGACCAAGCCGGTAGACAGCCTGGAACTCAAATACCGGGTGACCGGGCTGGCGCGGCTGAAGCAGACCATCTACCACAGCCTGCGGCTGGAGATCGCTTACCTTCAAGCGCAGATCCGTCCTCACTTCCTGTTCAATGCCCTGAACTCCATCGCCACACTCAGCACCATTGATATCTGCCAGATGCAGCAGATGATCGAGGCCTTCTCCGCCTATCTGCGTTCAAGCTTCGACCTGATGAATACCGGCACATTGGTTCATTTGAAGCAGGAGCTGTCGTTAGTGGAAGCCTATTTATACATTGAGCAGGTGCGGTTCGGCGAGCGGCTGGAGGTCAAGTGGGAGCGGAATGATACCGGACTGCTGCGGGTTCCCCCGCTGATCTTGCAGCCGCTGGTCGAGAATGCCGTCCGTCACGGGCTGCTCAGTCTTATAGAAGGCGGCATACTGACTATCCGCATTGAAGAGGAGGAAGAGCAGGTCCGGCTTACGGTGCAGGACAATGGCAAAGGTATGGAGCAGGCGCAGATTGACCGCTTGCTGACGAAACACAAAGACAAACACTCCGGTATCGGAATATGGAACACGAACCGGAGGCTGATTGAACGCTACGGGCGAGGCTTGTCCATTCAGAGCCGCCCCGGCTTTGGAACCACCGTCTCCTTCATAATTCCCGTCCGGCGTGCGGAGTGAACCCCTTGCTCCAGCCGCTATAACTTGTACAAGGAGGTGCTACAATGCTTCGGGTAGTGCTGATCGATGATGAACGACTCGCCCTGATTCAGCTGGAAGCAACGCTCAAGGCGCTGGGCTCGACCATTGTAACGGCAACCTATACCAATCCCCTGCGGGCCTTAAGCGAAGCGTCCGGCTGGGAGGCAGATATTATCTTTCTCGATATTGATATGCCGGGAATGAACGGCATGGAGGTTGCGAAGCAGCTTGAGGAGTGCTGTCCCGGCTCAGCCGTTGTATTCGTCTCCGCCCATAACAGCTTCGCGCTGGAAGCCTTCGAGGTCAGTGCGCAGGATTACCTGCTGAAGCCGGTCCCCAGGGAACGGCTGAGCCGGACCCTTCAGCGGATAAGCAGCCGGAAAGTCAACCAGGAGCAGACGGACAAGCCAGACACACTGCTGATCCGCTGCTTCAATGCCATCCAGTTCGAACGGGGAGGCGTTCCAATCCGTGATTTCCGCTGGCGGACCTCCAAAGCCCAGGAGCTGTTCGCCTTCCTGCTCTATCATCATGACCGGATCGTCGTCAAAGACAAGCTGGTCGAGCTGCTCTGGCCCGAGGCCTCGTTCAAGCGTGCCTCTACCCACCTGTATACGGCCATCTACCAGATCAGGCAATCGCTGAAACGGGCGGACATCGGCCTTGTGATCAGCAATGCAAGCGTGGGCGAAGGGTATATGCTGGAGACCGGCGACGCGCAGATCGATGCGGTGCTGTGGGAGGAAGGCGTCGTCTCCCTCGACCCGGTGAATGATTATAACGCCGCAGAGCATGAGGAGCTGCTGAAGCTCTATACCGGCGATTACCTGGGGGATTATGAATATCTGTGGGCCGAGAGTGAACGGCAGCGGCTGAGGAACCTCTCCCTGCAGCATGCCACGGAGCTGGCCGATTATTATACCGTCAAGGATAACATCACCAAGGCGGTTAACACCTATCAGCGGATTGTGGAGCTGCATCCCTACCACGAGCCGGCTTACCTGGCGCTCATGGAATTCTATAACCGGCTGGGCGAGCTGAGCATTGTACAGGAGCAATATGAGAAGCTCCGCAGCCTGCTCTGGCGGGACCTGAAGCTCACCCCGTCCGCGAAGGTTGAGCGCTGGTATGCAAACTGGAAGCGTTTATACACTTGATTCCGTGCCGGAACTTCGGCGATAACAGAATTCATACAAAAACGGTATGCCGCCCCCCGGTCAGGGGTTAGGCATACCGTTTCTTGTTGCACCCGCAGCTTCCATTATAGCGGCAGGACCTGCGCATGCACGCTGTCCCGTCCTTTCAGTGAAAAGCTGCAGGATATGCGAATCCGCTGACATAACCGGTGTACACTGATTCTCGTGCAGTAGCTACCCATGCCAAACGGACCCTCACTCTTTCAATGTACCCGTTATAAAAAAGTTAAAACGCTCTGGCGCAAGGTTTAGAAATTCATGTAGACCACTGTGTAATCGGGAAAACCCTCCATCCATTTCACTATAGTCTTCGGCAGCTTGCTGGTGCCCGGAACATTGGTATAGAACCGCACGAAGGTCTCGGGAACCTCATCCGAATCCGAGGCTTCATCCGAATCGAGCGCAGCCGCCCAGAAATGTCCCTGCTTATCATACATGATAATGGCTTCCGTAAGGGTGAACAGCCCTCTTACGCCGCCCTCTACCACTTTTGCCCCCTTACCGTCGAGATCCTTCGGCTCATTCAGCAGCTGCATGCTGTACAGGAACAGATCATAATCTTCCCCTACCAGCTTACGGAAGGCCTTATCATCTGCGGCTGTCTTGAAGACACCGGTATCCCGCAGCGTGTAGACGGTCTCTTGAGGGTCTCTTGTATAGTGGCCGGTATAGGTTACATTCGCCCCGGCGGAATATACCGGTGAAGGGCTGGTAACATACAAATTGCCGTTCAGCAGATAGAAAAAGACCACGGAACCGTCCTCTTCCTTGTAGACGGCCATCCGTTTGCGGACTACTGCCGACTCTTCATACAGCTGGCCGGAATGAGCTCCATCATAGGCATCCACAGAGAAGACCAGCTTGTCGCTCTTCACGTTGCTGAATTCAACATAAGATCCGAAGAAGGGCGAATAAGACTCCATATACCATTCCCCGCTCCAGTCCGCTGCGGCCGGCACCTTGGCGCTGGCTGCGGCGGTAGCCGTCAATGCCTCTACCGGAAGCTGGCGGGTGCCGTCCGGGTTACTCCACACTCCGGCGAAGCCGGTGCCGGGAATCCACCAGCCCTCGAAATGGCCGGTTTCCTTACCCTTCGCATCATATTCATACATATTTGCGTATTTGCCGCTGACTGTACCGGTGAGCCTGATGGTCTTCTTGTATTTATCATAATAATAACTTCCGGTCAGCTTCCCGCCGCTCTCCACCTTAATGGACATATGAATCGGCAGATTACCGTTGATGGCGCCGGTCAGCGGCACCAGCCCGTTCGTGGCCAGACTCTGGGCGGGTGAAGCCGCAGCGGCTACCGTCCCGGACGGCGCAGCCTTCGCCCCGGCGGGTGCAGCCGGTGCCCCCTGCGGCATCAGAATGGCAGGCAGCAGCAGCGCAGCCGCCAGCAGGGTACTGATTTTACGGATAATTCTCACTATAACCCCTCCCTTTCGCAACCATCTATAACAGCTATGTTACACTGTATGCCATCAATTACCCTTTTACAAGCAGGTAGAAAATAGCCCCGCTATATTTATTGCACGTATAATTTCCCCAATCACAGGCTGAGGATATCACATACCCGTCTCATTCGCGCAGCAGGCATTCTGATGCTGTAGGCGCTGGAACGATAGTAACTGCATTTTGTACAATGGAATGCTGTAAAAAAGGCTTCAAAATAGAATCTATTGTATTCGGTACAATTGAATGTTGAACAAAGGCCTTTTTTCAGCCAAAACACAACATTCCACTGTATGAAATACAATAGAATCTCATTTTGCGGTCAGATATGCCTTTTCTATTGCAGGAAATACAATCAGTTACTTAAATTTAAAAGTAGAAGTCGGCTACGGATGCGGTATCAGCTTAATATTAGCTCAACGTTCATGCTCAGCTTTAACATCCCTGAGGTTCAATATTATAGTTTTAAAGCTATTTTCAGAAGATACATTACCAACCTTAGGGTAATTCTATATATACCAAAATTCACGTAGGAGATGATCCGTATGTCAGAACACAATTCGGTAAGCCGTGAGCCGGACGAATCTATAATGAAGCTCAGCTTCCAGGCTGATGGCCTGCTGCCGAACAACCCGGAGCTTCCGGTCCTGCTGTATAAAGGTGTTCTCCGGGACCACCCGGAAGACACCGAACAGATCTTCAATGCCAACGGCTGGCTGAACAGCTGGGTGAATGGCGTCTTCCCCTACCACCACTATCACAGCAACGCGCATGAGGTGCTGGGTGTGATCTCCGGCAGCGCCAAACTCCAGCTAGGCGGAGATGCCGGATACACCGCCAACGTGGAGGCCGGTGACGCCCTTGTGCTGCCTGCCGGGACGGCACACAAGAAGCTCTCGGCCACGCATGACTTCCGTATCGTCGGCGCATATCCCGGCGGCATGGACTATAACACCCGCCAGGCGAACCCGGATGACTTCGCGGCGGCGCTCCCCGAGATCCGCGAAGTTCCGCTGCCGGAGCGTGATCCCGTCTATGGCGAGGCTGGGCCGCTACTTCGGCTGTGGAAGTAGCAGCAGTGCAGTGCCTGAGCCATATGCTTAAACAGCGGAGCGGGCGGAACGACCCGCGTACAAGCGTAGCGTTCGCCTTGGTCTCCGGATGTTCACCGCTCCGCTTTTGCCGTCCAGGGATTAACTTATGCGTTTGGCTCCTGATCCGCTCATTCCGCTGGACAATACTATATAATGTTGTGTACAAATATCTGCTTAGGCATGGAGCCGGAAGTGAAGGGGGACTCTTGGATGTATCGGGTAGCGGTATGCGAGGATGAAGAACAGCAGCGGGAGCTGGTGAAGAGGATACTGGTCGGCTTATCCGTCAAGACGGATACCGAATTTGAAATCGAGCTGTTTCCTTCGGGAGAGGACTTAATCTCCCACTATGGACGGGGCGGAGCCCCCTTCCATATCCTGATTCTGGATGTGGAGATGGGCGGCATGAACGGGATTCAGACGGCGCACCGGCTGAGAAGCCGGAAGCATTTTGACGAACAGATTATCTTCCTGACCAGCTACCCTGAATATATGGTGGAGAGCTTCGACGTGATTACCTTCCAGTATCTGATCAAGCCCGTCGCCCCGCAGCTCCTGGAGGAGAAAATTCTGAAGCTCTGTGATTACTTCCAGGCCCAGGATAAGAAGTTCATGGTCATTAAGTCCGGGTATGAGGAGGTCGTCTTGCGGCATGATGATATCATCGGCATTGAGGCGGCCAAGAGTCTGACCGTCAAGAGCAAGCTGAATGTAATTACCACCACGGGAATCTATGAGACCAGAGGAATTATTGCAGAGTACGCTTCAGCACTGCGGGACAGCCATTTCCTGCACATCCACCGTTCGATTATTATCAATCTGCTGCATGTCCACAAGTTCGCAGGCGGCTCCGTGCTGATGTCGGGCGGGCAGGAGTTCCCCATCGGCCGGTCCAAAATCAAAGAGGTTAAGGACTTCTACACCAAATTCATGATCATGAAGGGCAGCTCCTATGACTCACTATAATCTGACCCTTGTCGTCTGTGTGGTGCTGGTGATGTGCTTTCAGACCCAATTCTTCTTTGCCTCCGTATTTGATAAGTCCGCCAGGAAGCCTAACCGGATCATTTATTTCCTCATCTACGGGGTGCTCTGCTTCCTCTACCTGGTAAGCCCGCTGTCCCCTCTATTCTCCTCCGGCGTAGCCCTGCTGATGATCTTCAGTATGGCGCAAGCCTATAAGGTGGAGATGAAGACGCAGGTGATCTTCTCCATGCTGTACGCTGTGCTGATGACGGTGGTCAGCTTTATGTCGCTGTATATTTTCTCAATGATAGATTCGGTAGATTACACCAGCATGGACGGGGGTACGGGGATTGACCGGCCGGCCTTCATCAAGGGGCTGATCCTGAGCTGCATTATTATGTTCCCGGTGATTCAGATCATCCGGCTGATCTCCAAACGCCGAAGCGTCTCCCTGCCCTACCGGTATTATGTGATGTTCCTGCTCGTCCCGCTCATCAGCACCTATCAGATCAACGTTCTTACCGTTAACAGCACGAAGGATTTCTACTACTTTTTTGCGATTCTCGGCTTCCTGTTCCTGAATGTGATGATTGTCTATATCTTCGATACTATTACCGACAAGTTCCAGTTCATGCATGAGAACGCCCAGCTCCAGCACCAGATGAACTATCAGGACGCCAACTATGAGAAGACGGTGCACAGCTTCAAGTCGATTAAAAGAATCATCCACGATACCCATCAGCAGTTCCTCTACATTGAAGAGTGTATCCGGCGGGATGATCCGGCGGCCGCTCTTGCGCATATCAAGCTTACGCAGAATAAAGTAGAGGATGCCTACCAGCGGGTCAACACCGGCCATCTGGCGGTGGATGCGCTGGTCACGAACACACTGAATATCGGACAAGCGAACGGCATCCGCATCGATACCCGGCTCAAGCTGCTGCCTGGTGAGCTTCACATCGACCGTTATGACCTGTGCGTCGTGCTGGGCAACATGCTGGACAATGCCATTGAAGCCTCCAAAAAAGTACGGCTGGCCGAGGACCGCTACATTCTGATCCAGATGCACTCCAGTGAATCCGCGCTGTTCATCCGCATCCTGAATCATACCGCCCCGGAGACTACCTCTTTGCAGAGCCGGAAGCCGGACCCGGAATACCATGGTATCGGTCTAACCAATATCTCCAGAATCTGCGAGAAGTACGGCGGCAATATGACGATTGAGGCCGGGCATCGGGAATTCAACAATATGGTGGTCCTCCCCTTCTCGCGCGAAGTTTCTATATAAAATGCGCTTAAGGGATCGTAATCCGCGTTTCAGGGTTATTCGGGCCACGCTCCTCTCTTCTGCCTGTATGATAACTTCAGGAAGATTACCTAAGAGACACAAGAGGAGGAATTCAAGATGAACAAGTTAACTTCAGTCGTAATTGCTGCCATGTTAGTAATCCCCGCAGCCCCGGCTGCCGCTCAGGAGAAGGAGAGCCCGGTGCAGGAAACGGCCCGTCTGCTGGGCTCGAAGATCGTATCCGATTACGGGGTAAGCGGCATGCAGTATGCGATTAGGGATCAAGGTGCCATTACGGTATCGGGAGGCTTCGGTGTATCTGATAAGGCAGCCGGGACTCCCATCACGAAGGATACCATGTTCGGCATCGGCTCCGTCAGCAAAATGCATGTCTCCGCAGCCACGATGATGCTTGCCGAAGATCAGGTCATTGACATCGATAAGCCGCTGACTACGTATCTGCCGCAATTCAAAATGGCCGATGAGCGCTATAAGAAGATTACGCCGCGCATGTTAATGAACCATTCCTCGGGCCTGTACGGCAGCCACTACGGGAACAGTATTCTGATGGATGATGCCGATACTCAGAATCATGATGACCTGCTGACAAGGCTTCAGTCTGAGCGGCTCAAATCTGATCCCGGCGCCTATTCCGTATATTGCAATGACGGCTTTCAACTGCTGGAGCTGATGATTGAGCAGGTGACCGGCAGCAGCTATACTGAGTTCCTGGATCAGCACATGAGCACTCCGCTGAAGCTAAGCTCCACCAAGACGCCGCTGGACACCTTTAACCGGCAGCAGCTCGCCAAGACCTACTTCCCTGGTCTAACGCAGGCAATGCCTGCCGAGAATGCCAATATCCTTGGAGCAGGCGGCCTCTATTCCACAGCCGAAGATCTGACCACATTCGCCGAGATGCTCAGCGGCAAGCACCCGGATGTTCTGTCGAAAGCCTCCGCTACAGCGATGCAGCAGCCTGAATACAAGAATGGGCTCTGGGTGCCTGAAGAGAGAAACAGCTTCAATTACGGTCTGGGCTGGGATGCCGTAGATCTGGCACCATTCGGTGATTACGGAATCAAGGCCTTATCCAAAGGCGGAGATACCATCATGTATCACGCTGACCTGATTACCCTGCCGGAATCCGATATATCCATCGCGGTGCTCTCGTCGGGCGGAAGCTCAATCTATAACACCATTTTCGCTACCAATGTGCTGCTGGCCTACCTGAAGGACACCGGGAAGATTAATAAGATTCTGCCGGAAGCCACCTTCACTTCTCCGGTCAAAGCGGCTATGCCTGCCGAGCTGGGAGCCTATTCGGGATTATACGGTACTGTCGGCGCAACCACTGCCATAACCATTAAGGACGGAGCGCTCAACCTGCCTGAGCTGGAGGGCGGACTCATTCCTGCGCAGAAGTATATTTATACCGGCAAGGGACAGTTCACGAGCCCGGACGGCAGTGCAGCCGTAAGCTTCGATAAGCAGAAGAACGGCAAAACCTATCTGAAGCTGAACACGCACTTGACTATCCCCGGTATCGGTCAAATGCTGATGGTCACATATGAGTACCAGAAGCTGGATGCAAATCCCCTGAATGCTTCTACGAAGCAGGCCTGGGCGCAGAGAGACGGGAAGCATTACTACGCTGTGGATGAGAAAATTAATTCCTTCTTCTACCTCTCCCCTTCCATCTTGACGAAGACTGTTAAGGTTGAACAGGGCTACGCCACCGGAACGCGGATTGTGGACGAGAACACTGCCGTCAATGCGGCTGAAATTCCGGTTATGAACGGCAGAGACGCCTTCGATTTGACCTTTTCCAAGCAGAACGGTGCCGAATATTTAACCATCGACGGCAATGCTTATATCAGCGGCGATGCCGTGAAGCCGATCTATGGAGGACCGGCCTCGACCAGCACCGTTCCTGCGGGCGGCCAGAGCGTATGGTTCAAGATCGACAAGAAGGCCGCCGGCAAAACCATGACCGTTACGGCTCCCCCAAGCGGCGGATACGTTGTCTATGATGCGGACGGAATGATCGTAAGCCACTCAAAAGTTAGCAAAACCCCTTCAGTCAAGTTGCCGCAAGGCGGAATGGCCGTCTTCGGCGGGCAGGCGGGCGATGTGTTCAGGATTGAACTGAGATAACGCTTTCAACTTTTCATCCACCATTTCTCTCTTTTCCCAAACTTGCTTAATGGTATACAGGTGTGTTTTAATGTTATCAAATTGAATAATACTCTTATCCAGAGTTCGGTGGAGGGCTTCGCCCGATGATACCGCTGTGACCGTCATGCCAGAAGCATATTAGGCACAGCACTAGAGGCATCCCGGATGCCTTGCAAAGATGAGAGGGTGCTGACAGTTGATGAGACTGCCCCCTTTAAATAGGGGGCTTTTTGTTTGAGAAGGGAGAGAAACGCATGACAGAATGGATTACGGAGTTTATACTTTTTTTCAAAGATTTGTCGTATGCCGGAATCATGATCGCCTTATCCTTTGAATTTGTGCCTGCTGAAATCGTGCTTCCGCTTGCCGGATATTGGGTGTATCTGGGGGATATGAAGCTTCTGCTGACCATTCTGGCCGGTACGGTCGGTGGCACCCTCGGTCCGCTAACATTGTATGCCCTTGGCCGGTTCGGCGGAAGACCCATGGTGGACAAGTACGGGAAGTACCTGTTCATCCGCCCGCATCACCTGGAAGCATCTGACCGTTTTTTTGAGAAATACGGCAGCGGTGTGGCCTTCTACGGGCGCTTCATTCCGGGCGTAAGAACTCTCATCTCCATCCCCTGCGGGATCGCCAAGATGAATGTGTTCAAATTCAGTCTCTATACGTTCCTGGCCATGCTGCCGATTACGGCAATCTATGTCTATTTGGGCTACAAGCTGGGTTCGCAGTGGGAGCATGTGGATGAGATCGTCAAGCCTTACATTCTGCCGTTGGCCACTCTGTTCCTGTTAGGGTTCGGGCTGTACGTCCTGTCCAAGCGGTACCGCAGACGGCAGGCTTAATCCACATTATTTGCAGTTCAAATTCAGGAGGAAATCATGGAAAACTGGTACAATTGGCTAAAATACTTACTGTTAGGCCTCGTACAGGGGGTGACGGAACCGATTCCCGTCTCCTCCAGCGGGCATTTAATCATTGCCCAGCGGCTGCTTGGCGTGAAGCAGAATGGACTCTCTTTTGAAATCTTAACCAATACGGCCTCATTGATCGCCATCTGTTTTATTTTCCGCAAAGATATCATGGACTTAATCACAGGGTTCTTCCGTTATCTGAAGACGCGCGATACGAAGTACCGGTCCGAATTCATGTTCTGCATCTACATCGTTATCGGCACAATCCCTGCAGCGGTTGCTGCCGTATTCTTCAAGGATACGATCGAACGCGTCTTCACCTCTGTACATACCGTATCCATCAGCTTACTTGTTACAGGGGTTGCCCTCTGGCTGATCCGCAATCTGCGCGGCCAGAAAAGAGACGGCAACCTCAAAATGAAGGATGCCATTATCGTCGGGCTGGCTCAGGCCGTAGCACTGATTCCCGGGATCAGCCGTTCCGGCTCAACCGTGATTGCCTCGATTGCCGTCGGGATGAAGCAGGAGACCGCACTCAAATTCTCCTTCATGCTGTACATTCCCATCAGTATCGGAGGCCTGATTCTCGGCGCATCCGATATCGCGAATGATCCGAACCGTTCAGCGCTGGCGATGCCTTACCTGATCGC is a window of Paenibacillus sp. FSL H3-0469 DNA encoding:
- a CDS encoding response regulator, whose product is MLRVVLIDDERLALIQLEATLKALGSTIVTATYTNPLRALSEASGWEADIIFLDIDMPGMNGMEVAKQLEECCPGSAVVFVSAHNSFALEAFEVSAQDYLLKPVPRERLSRTLQRISSRKVNQEQTDKPDTLLIRCFNAIQFERGGVPIRDFRWRTSKAQELFAFLLYHHDRIVVKDKLVELLWPEASFKRASTHLYTAIYQIRQSLKRADIGLVISNASVGEGYMLETGDAQIDAVLWEEGVVSLDPVNDYNAAEHEELLKLYTGDYLGDYEYLWAESERQRLRNLSLQHATELADYYTVKDNITKAVNTYQRIVELHPYHEPAYLALMEFYNRLGELSIVQEQYEKLRSLLWRDLKLTPSAKVERWYANWKRLYT
- a CDS encoding LytTR family DNA-binding domain-containing protein: MYRVAVCEDEEQQRELVKRILVGLSVKTDTEFEIELFPSGEDLISHYGRGGAPFHILILDVEMGGMNGIQTAHRLRSRKHFDEQIIFLTSYPEYMVESFDVITFQYLIKPVAPQLLEEKILKLCDYFQAQDKKFMVIKSGYEEVVLRHDDIIGIEAAKSLTVKSKLNVITTTGIYETRGIIAEYASALRDSHFLHIHRSIIINLLHVHKFAGGSVLMSGGQEFPIGRSKIKEVKDFYTKFMIMKGSSYDSL
- a CDS encoding ATP-binding protein, translated to MTHYNLTLVVCVVLVMCFQTQFFFASVFDKSARKPNRIIYFLIYGVLCFLYLVSPLSPLFSSGVALLMIFSMAQAYKVEMKTQVIFSMLYAVLMTVVSFMSLYIFSMIDSVDYTSMDGGTGIDRPAFIKGLILSCIIMFPVIQIIRLISKRRSVSLPYRYYVMFLLVPLISTYQINVLTVNSTKDFYYFFAILGFLFLNVMIVYIFDTITDKFQFMHENAQLQHQMNYQDANYEKTVHSFKSIKRIIHDTHQQFLYIEECIRRDDPAAALAHIKLTQNKVEDAYQRVNTGHLAVDALVTNTLNIGQANGIRIDTRLKLLPGELHIDRYDLCVVLGNMLDNAIEASKKVRLAEDRYILIQMHSSESALFIRILNHTAPETTSLQSRKPDPEYHGIGLTNISRICEKYGGNMTIEAGHREFNNMVVLPFSREVSI
- a CDS encoding DedA family protein, with the translated sequence MTEWITEFILFFKDLSYAGIMIALSFEFVPAEIVLPLAGYWVYLGDMKLLLTILAGTVGGTLGPLTLYALGRFGGRPMVDKYGKYLFIRPHHLEASDRFFEKYGSGVAFYGRFIPGVRTLISIPCGIAKMNVFKFSLYTFLAMLPITAIYVYLGYKLGSQWEHVDEIVKPYILPLATLFLLGFGLYVLSKRYRRRQA
- a CDS encoding undecaprenyl-diphosphate phosphatase → MENWYNWLKYLLLGLVQGVTEPIPVSSSGHLIIAQRLLGVKQNGLSFEILTNTASLIAICFIFRKDIMDLITGFFRYLKTRDTKYRSEFMFCIYIVIGTIPAAVAAVFFKDTIERVFTSVHTVSISLLVTGVALWLIRNLRGQKRDGNLKMKDAIIVGLAQAVALIPGISRSGSTVIASIAVGMKQETALKFSFMLYIPISIGGLILGASDIANDPNRSALAMPYLIAFLTTLVATYFAMRWFIGIMAKGNLIYFSYYCFVVGTLLLIFL
- a CDS encoding ATP-binding protein; the protein is MPEQPSADAGVLDLRGWTFKHAHSLVLDGTWDFYPNRLVSERDIRSGTAGAAVPVEVPGNWKETMSGSSLGYGTYALRILVDQPLDEPYSFWTQQIQASSRIEVNGRVLQTMGQPAADKELYLPKAVPSTVHYLLPEGTQEMFVLVQAANFDHKEKGGISYSIRLGAQSSIIKERWYSSAFQLTTIVILLLHALYVFILYLLSQKNWPLLLFALMLVAIAVSVGTDNDLLLYIVLPLGYSWGIKLKMLSYLWMVYFMLLLTYRFYGTPASGRVFKMYSFLLALYTLVLSVLPIHIALTHALLFFNLLYMIPPCWMFVVFARMVYERKKDVAFLTFTACCLISGVVWGATVNNYHKNLPFYPIDILAAIIGFSSYALKQYIRQSNENRLLYEQLLQADKQKDRFLMNTSHELRTPLHGMMSIAQSEYDKKRAASPEEDPGDLELMVRIGRQMSQLLDDLLDLTLLRENRMILHPAPLSIHTIAAGVMDMLRYLTDGKKLTLHVSASASLPRVWADEKRLIQILFNLVHNAVKWTENGSILVTAEEADGQLQVSVADTGAGMEEEALARIFLPYEQTGGQDNGGLGLGLSITRQLVELHGGSLTVESRLGEGSVFRFSLPLAHEAFCIDERFGRAEAVDTVEALGTASTDWSIRLRNKEEEPFLAGVPPSSSGFDTDEAVLKILAVDDDPVNLRVLSTILHEDIYQLTSVLSGQEALIRLEEESWDLLITDVMMPGMSGYELTRRVRERFPASELPVLLLTARAMREEIYCGFQQGANDYVTKPVDSLELKYRVTGLARLKQTIYHSLRLEIAYLQAQIRPHFLFNALNSIATLSTIDICQMQQMIEAFSAYLRSSFDLMNTGTLVHLKQELSLVEAYLYIEQVRFGERLEVKWERNDTGLLRVPPLILQPLVENAVRHGLLSLIEGGILTIRIEEEEEQVRLTVQDNGKGMEQAQIDRLLTKHKDKHSGIGIWNTNRRLIERYGRGLSIQSRPGFGTTVSFIIPVRRAE
- a CDS encoding serine hydrolase domain-containing protein — protein: MNKLTSVVIAAMLVIPAAPAAAQEKESPVQETARLLGSKIVSDYGVSGMQYAIRDQGAITVSGGFGVSDKAAGTPITKDTMFGIGSVSKMHVSAATMMLAEDQVIDIDKPLTTYLPQFKMADERYKKITPRMLMNHSSGLYGSHYGNSILMDDADTQNHDDLLTRLQSERLKSDPGAYSVYCNDGFQLLELMIEQVTGSSYTEFLDQHMSTPLKLSSTKTPLDTFNRQQLAKTYFPGLTQAMPAENANILGAGGLYSTAEDLTTFAEMLSGKHPDVLSKASATAMQQPEYKNGLWVPEERNSFNYGLGWDAVDLAPFGDYGIKALSKGGDTIMYHADLITLPESDISIAVLSSGGSSIYNTIFATNVLLAYLKDTGKINKILPEATFTSPVKAAMPAELGAYSGLYGTVGATTAITIKDGALNLPELEGGLIPAQKYIYTGKGQFTSPDGSAAVSFDKQKNGKTYLKLNTHLTIPGIGQMLMVTYEYQKLDANPLNASTKQAWAQRDGKHYYAVDEKINSFFYLSPSILTKTVKVEQGYATGTRIVDENTAVNAAEIPVMNGRDAFDLTFSKQNGAEYLTIDGNAYISGDAVKPIYGGPASTSTVPAGGQSVWFKIDKKAAGKTMTVTAPPSGGYVVYDADGMIVSHSKVSKTPSVKLPQGGMAVFGGQAGDVFRIELR
- a CDS encoding cupin domain-containing protein, which encodes MSEHNSVSREPDESIMKLSFQADGLLPNNPELPVLLYKGVLRDHPEDTEQIFNANGWLNSWVNGVFPYHHYHSNAHEVLGVISGSAKLQLGGDAGYTANVEAGDALVLPAGTAHKKLSATHDFRIVGAYPGGMDYNTRQANPDDFAAALPEIREVPLPERDPVYGEAGPLLRLWK